The genomic DNA TCCCGACAGAGTATGCAAAATATTATGATTAATTATTTCAACCCTCTTAAAACTAAAACAGGTATTGAACTTGAGAAGTCTTTTTTCAAAATAACATTCTTTTCCCATTTTTTGGTAAAAAACCCTCTTTTGCGCCTAACAACACAAAGCATATCCGGGTTATAAGATTGTAAATGCTGTAATACCCCATGAAACGTAGTTGCGTTCTCTGTCTTGGTTATATTATCTACAGTATCTAATAATTTTTGTTCAACGCTAAAATCACCTTCATTATAATAAGGTGTTTTAACCAATAACATATTAACTGAAGCCTTAAAAGTATTTTTAACACTTAACAAAGGGTCTAGGGCATCATTCTTTTTTATTATTGCAGATTTAATAGCTAATAAAACATTACTAAATGGCTTAAACTTGTAACCTTCAGGTACAATTAATGCTGGTATTTGAGTTTGCTTTATAATTTTTCCAGAAGTTTTCCCCAAAAACACCTCTTCCCTTATAGAATTTGTTCTGGGTTCTACCAAAATTAAATCAATATTAGCCGCTTTACTTGCCAATTCAAGTGTACTAATCAATTTACCCTTTAAGGTCTTTTTTACAACCTTGACATTTTTAGTGTCAATCTGAGAGACTAAATCATTCAGAAAAGCTTTACTTTCCCTTTCAATTATAGGATCTATTTTAATCATAGTTCCTGCCTTAGTATAAACATTATACACTTGCACAATAAAAAGTTTTGCTCCAAAAGATTCTGCAAAATCTACAGCATATTGCAAATGACTTAAAGCGTTTTTGGATGACCCAACAGGAACTAAAATATTCTTCATAATAAATATAGTTTACTGACTAAATTTTTGACGATATTTATGCAAAAGTAAAACATTTAAATGATTCGTAAAGGAACCCTTTCTGATATTAATACTATTATAGAAATCACTAAGTCTTGTGCAGCATATATGATAAAGAAAAACATCTATCAATGGAATGAACATTATCCTAATAAACAAGCCTTTATAAAAGATATTGATCGTAACGAATTATACGTTTTGGAAATTGAAAATCTCATCATAGGATGTGTAACCATTTCTACATTTATGGACAAAGAATACATTCCAATTTCATGGCTAACAGAAAACGCAAACAACATTTACATACACAGGCTAGCCATTCATCCAACACATCAAGGAAAAGGATATGCGCAAGAACTTATGACTTTTGCTGAAACATTTGCTAAAAAAAGTGGCTGTGTTTCTGTAAGATTAGACACCTTTTCTCAAAACCAAAGCAATCAAAAGTTTTATGAATATCGCGGCTATAAGCGCTTAGGAGATATTTATTTCCCAAAGCAAAGTAAACACCCTTTTTATTGTTATGAATTAATAATACCATGAGTAGCGACATTAGCATAAAACATATAAATAAATTAGCAATACCAGCATTAATTTCTGGGATATCCGAACCTATCTTATCATTAACTGACGCTGCTATTGTTGGAAACATAAATTTAAACGCCACCGAATCTTTAGCTGCTGTGGGTATTGTTACTACATTTTTATCTATGCTAATATGGGTATTGGGGCAAACACGAAGTGCTATATCATCTATCGTATCGCAATATGTTGGAGCCAATCAACTCGAGAAAGTAAAAAACCTACCAGCGCAGGCTATTTTCATTATTACATCTTTAAGTATTTTAATTATAATGGGCACCTATCCTTTCGCTCAAAACATTTTTAAATTATATAATGCCTCCGATCTCATTTTAGACTATAGTGTCGATTATTATAAAATTCGAGTTTTTGGGTTTCCATTTACACTATTTACTATCGCTGTTTTTGGTGCTTTTCGAGGTTTGCAAAACACTTATTATCCTATGATAATTGCTATTATTGGCGCTTTATTAAATATTATTCTCGACTTTATTCTTGTCTTTGGTATAAAAGGTTACATCCCCGCTATGCATATAAAAGGAGCAGCCTATGCCAGCGTAATTGCACAACTAATAATGGCAGCTTTTTCAGCCTATTATCTGCTAAAAAAAACACCAATCCCTTTAAAAATAAGTTTTCCTTTTAACAAAGAAATCAATAGGTTTATAATAATGATTCTTAACCTATTTGTTAGAACGTTGGCTCTTAATGTTACACTATATTTTGCAACTCGCTTTGCTACAGGTTACGGTGCTGCATATATTGCAACGTATACTATTGCTATAAACTTATGGTTTTTTGCAGCCTTTTTTATTGATGGCTATGCAAGTGCTGGCAATATTTTATCAGGAAAATTATTTGGTGGCAAGGAGTACCGTTTACTCCTTAAATTAAGTAATAGATTAATTAAGTATGCCATAGTTATTGGAATTGTATTAGCATTAATCGGTGCTATTTTCTATTATCCAATAGGTCGCCTTTTTTCTGAAGACCCAGATGTATTAGCCCTTTTCTATGATTCTTTCTGGATCATACTTGTTATGCAACCTCTATGTTCCTTAGCATTTATTTTCGATGGCATATTTAAAGGCTTGGGCAAAATGAAATCGTTAAGAAATGTATTGTTATTTTCAACGTTTATTGTCTTTGTGCCAATTCTTTTTTGGTTAGACAGCCTAAACTATAAACTACACGGTATATTTATTGCACTTACTTTTTGGATTCTTGCCAGAGGTATTCCTTTAATTGTAAAATTTAGAAAAATATTTATTCCGCTCTCTCAAAACCATTAACTTTGCCGTACAGTCAGTATAAAAATAAATATGCTATTACTAACCCGCTTTCTTCAACAAGTTAATATAGAAGAAAAAATACAAAACGCTCCCGATAAAGGTTACGAAATAGGCGTTTTTATTGGTTCAATGTTACCGTTTGTTGTTCTCGTTTTTATTGCATATTCAATTTATAGATATAACAAAAAGAAGAATCAATAAAGAATCATTATGGATATCATGTCATTTATAAGTGGAAACGGATTATTTCTACTTTTAGCCTTAGTTTTAATAATTGTTTATATTGTAAATAGAAGAAAAAGAAGATAATGAGTCACAATATTCGCATCACAAAACAATTTTCTTTCGAGACCGGTCATGCCCTTTACGGATACGATGGTAAGTGTAAAAACGTACATGGTCATAGCTATAAACTATCGGTAACAGTGATAGGGCAGCCCATTACAGACAATACCAATGTA from Flavivirga abyssicola includes the following:
- a CDS encoding GNAT family N-acetyltransferase; this encodes MIRKGTLSDINTIIEITKSCAAYMIKKNIYQWNEHYPNKQAFIKDIDRNELYVLEIENLIIGCVTISTFMDKEYIPISWLTENANNIYIHRLAIHPTHQGKGYAQELMTFAETFAKKSGCVSVRLDTFSQNQSNQKFYEYRGYKRLGDIYFPKQSKHPFYCYELIIP
- a CDS encoding universal stress protein, with translation MKNILVPVGSSKNALSHLQYAVDFAESFGAKLFIVQVYNVYTKAGTMIKIDPIIERESKAFLNDLVSQIDTKNVKVVKKTLKGKLISTLELASKAANIDLILVEPRTNSIREEVFLGKTSGKIIKQTQIPALIVPEGYKFKPFSNVLLAIKSAIIKKNDALDPLLSVKNTFKASVNMLLVKTPYYNEGDFSVEQKLLDTVDNITKTENATTFHGVLQHLQSYNPDMLCVVRRKRGFFTKKWEKNVILKKDFSSSIPVLVLRGLK
- a CDS encoding MATE family efflux transporter, with the translated sequence MSSDISIKHINKLAIPALISGISEPILSLTDAAIVGNINLNATESLAAVGIVTTFLSMLIWVLGQTRSAISSIVSQYVGANQLEKVKNLPAQAIFIITSLSILIIMGTYPFAQNIFKLYNASDLILDYSVDYYKIRVFGFPFTLFTIAVFGAFRGLQNTYYPMIIAIIGALLNIILDFILVFGIKGYIPAMHIKGAAYASVIAQLIMAAFSAYYLLKKTPIPLKISFPFNKEINRFIIMILNLFVRTLALNVTLYFATRFATGYGAAYIATYTIAINLWFFAAFFIDGYASAGNILSGKLFGGKEYRLLLKLSNRLIKYAIVIGIVLALIGAIFYYPIGRLFSEDPDVLALFYDSFWIILVMQPLCSLAFIFDGIFKGLGKMKSLRNVLLFSTFIVFVPILFWLDSLNYKLHGIFIALTFWILARGIPLIVKFRKIFIPLSQNH